AGGGCTATCCTCACACCAAGGAATGAAACGGTGGATGAGATTAATGAATACATGATATCTGAAGATTGCGGTGTTTCAAAGGAATATCTCAGTTCCGATAGCTTCGGTATAATAGACACTGACTCTGAGAACAACGAGACATTGTACCCAGTGGAGTATTTAAACTCATTGAGCTTTCCAGGCTTGCCTGCACATAAGCTTACTTTGAAAGTGGGTGCCCCTTTCATGCTCCTAAGGAATTTAAATCAAAAGAAGGGGTTATGCAACGGAACACGTCTGATTGTCACTAACCTAGGTGAGCGTGTTATTAGAGGTAAAATAGTTACAGGCTCCCATATTGGACATAAAGTGGACCTTCCAAGAATCATACCATCAGAATCAGTAACTAAACATCCGTTCACCCTAGAAAGGCGGCAATTTCCGATCAGGCTATGTTACGCAATGACAATTAACAAAAGTCAGGGTCAGAGTTTGAAAGGGGTCGTACTGTATTTGCCACAGCCCATTTTCACCCATGGACAACTATATGTTGGTCTTTCCCGAGTTACTACCAAGTCAGGCCTCAAAATTATACAAGGAAAGGATCAAAAGATAGGAAGGGTTAAAAACATTGTCTACAAAGAAACATTGTCCAATATTATTTGCAACCCAATACACACCATTATCCAAAAATACTAAACTCCTTTCTCTCTCCTCCAGAATCACAATCCGATGATCATCCAGAACAGGCTTCCCAGAATCTTCAAAAACTTTCTATACCATAACATGCAAGCTACCAGTAAGTCTTCCGACCCTAAACTCTTCAAACTCAATAATGAACCTGTACTAACAAAATTGTTTTTATCTGTAGGTCCGCCCGCAATAGAAAGTGGCCGCTCTACAAGACCATTCACAATAAACCTAGCAGACATCGTCTACGTCTTATCTTATTTTAATTCTTTTTCGTTATCTACCAAATTCTATTCCCTTTGGACAATTACTTATTTCTACTGTCAAACTATTTTGTTTCTCCGTCTTCACATCCAAACAACCAAAACTTAACTGACACTTTCAAGAACTAAAACTTCAAATTTTAATAAAACATTACTTTAATATCACATTTAATCCGCGCGGAGCGCGGACACCGACCCTAGTTCATATAGTAATCATAAAATAAAAGCTATGACTTATTATTGATATTTGTATATTAGTAAAAAGTTTTGAATTATCATTTTTTCCTTCTAATTTTGTTATCATTTTGTTTGGTCTTTTATTCCTTAACAATTCTGCAATAGAGCTGACTAGTTAATTTCTGTGTGTTCCTAAAGTTTTTTTTTTGTCTTGCTTTATTAGTAGAAGATGAAAAAATCTTTGAAATGTCAAAAAAGAATATGCTAATACTAATATTCCCACTAAAACACCGCCATCTATCTGTTTATTTGACTTATATCCTAAGTCTTTATTTGGTGTTATTAAAAGAGAATTATTCATTAAAAAATACCTTTTAATTTTTAAAATTAATTACACTTTCATGCCACCGAGAATTAAATTGAATTTACTATTTTAATGCTTGTTTTTCGGTTAGATTAATGTGTTTTTCTTATTCAAATATAAACTTAACATCATTAGATTAATTCAGGATCTAGTTTGGTGTTATTTGACTTGAAAACCTTCGCCTTATATATCCTTTTTTTCATTTAATAAGAAAATGATTAGAGGAATTGAACTGAACTACCACTATTTGCTTATGAAAGTCAATGCCTTTTCTGACTTCAACCGTGTGTAAGAGTAAGACAGAGAGAGAGAGAGAGAGAGAGTGCTTTCTTGGATTCCTTCTTCATTCTCTGGTTTTTCTTGTCGTACTTTCTTCTTCTTCTTCAGTCAATTTCGTTTCTTTACTCTTTTGTTCAAACCCTAATCAAAAAGTTTTTTTTTTTTTTTACCAAAGGCTTATTTTTATAAAATGAAAAAGAAACAAAGTTTACAAGCCCATACTTATATATAGTATAGCTATAGTCCCACCCAAAGTTTTAGCCCATTTGAACCCATAGTAATTGAACAGAGAGCGATCCCAAGCCCACCCATTAGAAAGAGGAAGAGACAGTTTCGTTCAAATTTGCGTCGAAAACCAAAGTTGCATGAAGATCGAAGAAATCGCCGGAGAGTTCAATCGATAACCGGAGATCCGATCCGTGATTTGACGAGTGATGAGAGTAGTAATAGCCTCTGATGATCGAAATTGTTGATTGTGAAGCCTCTTATTCCTCTCCTGCCAAATCCAATAAATCGATGATTGCCAACAGAGAAGGGTAAGTCGTTTCTTGTATTTGTTTCCTTGAAGAGATTGCATCTGAATCATGGTATGATCCCAATTTTTTAGCGGTTGCAGGTCACATCTCCTCCCAATTTCCTCCCAGATTGCAAAGCTGAAGGGGCAGTGGAAGTATAAGTGATCTCTAGTTTCAGGCTCCTGGTTGCAGAGCAGGCACACAACATCCGTCTGGAGTCCCCAGCTCCGAAGACGGTCTCTAGTAGGGCATCGATTCAAGATGAACAGCCAAGTGAGAAAAGTATGGCGAGGGATGCCTCCTGTAATCCAAACGCTTTGAGCCCAAGGTACGCTAGTTTCCTGACCCCTTAGTTTCTGATAAACCTGACTGGTGTTAAATCTTGAAATCGGTTTGTCATCAATCACCCATTCATAGCAATCTTCTGTATCAGTGAGGGCAAAAGCAGTGAAGAAGATGTGTAGTTGTACCATTTTCTCTGACCGCGCCGGGGGAATCATCCATCTCCCATCAATAAAGAGGTCTGAGACAGTGGAGTTTGCATCAATGCCCATGCGAGAAGTTTGATCGCTCAGTATAAATTGCGAGAGCTTCCCAAAGGGGGACCAGTTATCCGACCATAATCTACATGATTCTCCATTTCCCACTTTCATCTTTATCCAGGTAAAGACTTCATCTCTTAACTTAAACAGCTTGTTAGCCAACCAAGAGTTTGTTGTTGTCGCTTTCATAGTCCAGAAGTTAGATAGGGAACCTTTTAAAACCTCAGTCTTGAACCATCCAACCCATATCGATCCTGCTTGAAAGAACAACAACCAGATTAGTTTTATACAGCAAGCTTTGTTCCAAGTATGTAGATCCTTTACTCTCAATCCTCCAGTAGATTTTTCCTTGGTCACCACCTCCCATGAGACCTTTGCTGAGTGATGCATGTCTAGTCTTCCTTTCCATAAGAATAAGCCACACATAGAATTTATTCTTGTCACACAGGCTTTAGGGAGTAGGAAGGTAGAGCACCAAAAGTTGTTTATACCCGCCACCACCGTTTTTATTAAGAGAAGCCTACCAGCAAAAGAGAGAGTCTTGACACTCCATGAATTGAACTTTGCTTTAATTTGTTGGATTAAGACCTCACAGTTTTCAGCCTTTAGCTTTTTTGTGCAGAGAGGTACCCCAAGGTAGCGAACAGGAAGGGTCCCATTGGGCATGCCCGTGGAGACTTGGATAGCATCAACCTCCTTTTGTGTTAGTCCCGAAGCATAAAAGGAAGATTTTTGCACACTGACTGCCAGTCCAGACCTCAACTCGAATTCCTTGAGAACCTGTAAGACATTCTGCACTGAGCTTAGCGAGCCATCCATAAATATCAGCAGATCATCTGCAAATGCTAAATGAGTGAGTTTTGATTTGCTGCATTTATGGTGATATTTTATCTTTAGGTCTGCTGCCGCCTTATTTAGCATCAGTGAGAAGACGTTCATTGCAATCACGAACAGGTACGGGGACAAAGGGTCCCCCTGTCTTAAGCCCTTTTTCCCTTTGAAGTAACCATGCACTCGTCCATTGGGACAAAAGTTTCCATTTTTAGAGTCTCTCTTCTAGGGTTTTCCTTAAAGATCCTCTCTTTCTCTTCGACCCTTTCACCCGAATCATCATCTAATTCTCCAAATGCATTTCTCTCTGAGGAAGCAAATCCACCACTGCGCCACTCTCATCTTAGACAAGAGCAAAAGCAGCCGGAGAAGAAGCTCCGATTCCTCCCTCAACGCCACGAAAGAAGCTGCCTTGCTTCGGAAGCTCTACGAAGACATGCTCAGGGAAGCTCTAGAGGAAGCCTCCGAGAACGGGTCGATCCTCAAATCCCAAACCATTGACCAAGAGAATCAAGTGGGCCGCTCCAGATCCTTAGCTAGACTCCACGCGCAGCGTGACTTCCTACGCGCCACCGCTTTAGCAGCCGACCATGTATACTCCTCAGAAGACTCCCTCCCCGAGCTTCTCGGTGAGAGTTCCTCGCCATGTACCCGAAGTACCAAGCTTCAGAGAAAATCGATCAGTTGAGATCCGATAAGTACAGTCACTTGTCAGTAGGTTCGAAGGTATGTCTCGACTACTGCGGGTTCGGTCTCTTCTCTGTTGTTCAGACTCTGAACTATTGGGATACTTGTACGTTTAGCCTCTCCGAGGTCACAGCTAATTTGAGTAACCACGCGCTTTACGGTGGAGCTGAGAGTGGAATTGTGGAGCACGATATCAAAACTAGGATCATGGACTATCTGAACATCCCTGAGAACGAGTACGGTCTTGTTTTCACCGTGAGCAGAGACTCAGCTTTTAAACTGCTAGCTGAGTCTTATCCTTTCCAGACGAACAAGCGGCTTCTGACGATGTTTGACCACGAGAGCCAGTCTGTGAACTCTGGATGGCGCAGACGGCGAGGGAGAAAGGCTCAAAGGCTTACAACGCTTGGTTCAAGTGGCCGTCTTTGAAGCTGTGTTCGACTGATTTGAAGAAGAGGCTGTCTTACAAGAAGTGGAAGAAGAAAGATTCCGCTGTTGGGTTGTTTGTGTTTCCTGCGCAGTCGAGAGTTACTGGCGCTAAGTATTCTTACCAGTGGATGGCTTTAGCTCAGCAGAATCATTGGCATGTGTTGCTTGATGCTGGCTCTTTTGGTTGTCTTTTGATTAAAAAGTCAGTGATGGGGAGTCTAGATCACTCCTTAGTATCCGTTGTCTCTCAGCGATTCAGTTGATGGTCTTGATGGATTAGTTGGTTTTGCTGATGATAAGACCAAAGAAGCTCATCGACCTGGAACTCAGATGCCGGCTTTCTCTGGAGGATACACTTCAGCGCAAGTGAGGGATGTGTTTGAAACAGACCTCTTAGAAGATAACATCTCTTCCGATAGAGATGGAACTACAAGCACCACGATTTTCGGAGAAGAGACAGAGAGTGTGTTTCGGTCGGGGAACTGATGAAAAGCCCGGTTTTCAGTAGTGAAGATGAGTCTGCCTGACAACTCGTTTTGGATTGATCTTGGTCAAAGCCCTCTTGGTGGTTCTATCAGCTAACAAGATTGCCTCTCCAGACGTCCTCTCATTCGATGCTGCTGTTATGTCAGTTACAGAGCAGGGGGACAAACATGATGAGTTCTGGTAGTAATCAAGAGATACAAGAAGAAAACTGCAGTCATAGCTTGGCAAATGGCTC
This sequence is a window from Brassica oleracea var. oleracea cultivar TO1000 chromosome C1, BOL, whole genome shotgun sequence. Protein-coding genes within it:
- the LOC106328701 gene encoding uncharacterized protein LOC106328701, with protein sequence MDGSLSSVQNVLQVLKEFELRSGLAVSVQKSSFYASGLTQKEVDAIQVSTGMPNGTLPVRYLGASLNKNGGGGKTRHASLSKGLMGGGDQGKIYWRIERSIWVGWFKTEVLKGSLSNFWTMKATTTNSWLANKLFKLRDEVFTWIKMKVGNGESCRLWSDNWSPFGKLSQFILSDQTSRMGIDANSTVSDLFIDGRWMIPPARSEKMVQLHIFFTAFALTDTEDCYEWVIDDKPISRFNTSQVYQKLRGQETSVPWAQSVWITGGIPRHTFLTWLFILNRCPTRDRLRSWGLQTDVVCLLCNQEPETRDHLYFHCPFSFAIWEEIGRRCDLQPLKNWDHTMIQMQSLQGNKYKKRLTLLCWQSSIYWIWQERNKRLHNQQFRSSEAITTLITRQITDRISGYRLNSPAISSIFMQLWFSTQI